The following nucleotide sequence is from Trifolium pratense cultivar HEN17-A07 linkage group LG2, ARS_RC_1.1, whole genome shotgun sequence.
ATaacatattttcaaattttgataATGTATTTGTCAATTCACAAAAATGAAGAACCAATTTGACATTTACTTATTTTGAAGATcaatttacatatttttttctttttttccttgaaTCAAGAGCATTTAAACATCGGGAAACAACTGAGACATTCCAACTAAGTTAGCATCTCAAGATGTCTCCATCCTATGCCTATAGttcataaatatataaatttttttaaaaaaatgtacaaGAGGCACCCCAAAGAAAGAAATGAAACATAACAATTATTTAAAACGATTACACTAGAGGCCTACGGAGGGGGCACCCTTAGAATGGGTGTGACAAGGTTGCCCAACATTTCTAGCTATTTAGTTATATTTATTCAGCTGTTGTTTGGAAGACGCGAATTGTTCTAGATTCTCTGTATCAGCTCATGCTTCTTGGTATCTCATATTTTTTGAACCCAATTGAGTTTCAAGAATAACAGAAGCTTCTTCATCAGTCGATTTTCAAATTCTACAATTGGTAAGTATATGTGAATTCCACTGTTATTCGAGGTTGGTGATTCTCTCTACATTTACATGGAGGGTGTACCTCCCTAATCTAAATTGTATcattatcaaagaaaaaaaaacacactcaAAATAGAAACAATAGTCTTGACTAGAAATAAGTCGTTGTATCCTCAACTACTTATCCAATTACTTGGCCGAGTCTTGTAATCTGCAGACGAAACAAGAATATGCAAACCAGTCATCGATATGAATCGGAAACAGTGAAAAATGAAAGTATGACCCATCACTTACTTGGAATTTTGCTTCAATAGTCCAGAGAGCGAAGCACAGTGAGTTGAATTATAATCACATCTTGAGCAGCAGGAGTCCAGCAATTTAATTACTTTAAGGCACCTGGCAGTGTTAAAAGAAACTTCAGACAACAATTCAGTCCAAATGTTTTATTTCCTAAATGTCCAGAGGATACAGAAGCGCAATCAAAATCATATCAATGGACCCCAATACCACCTTAGTAGCATTACAATTTCAGTTTCTAATATTGGCATCGTGTTCCACATAGCCATTTACATGATACTTGTTGGAATCTTTGTTATCTTAGCAGTAGCAGTCTTATTAGATTAAATCTATACATATACTGGTTGTGTTATATAAGTATTCGACACAAACTAGTAATATAACGAGGTAttagttgttttgtttgttcTATTCTACTTGTAAGACGAAGTACCCGTTCCACCGGGTACGCCTACGGTACTTGTCTGGCATTCCGTTTTTTCTCCTTATTATTGTTACTAGTGAAATTTGTGGTTTTATCATagtattaatataatattatttgtgtgTTTGAGTTTCTTTGTTGATGTAAcctaacacaattttttacttttttaaactTTTATTGTGATGTTTTTGTTGTGAATTAAAGAATTTAGCTctttcatattatattatataacaaaattcatgtttttttgTGCGTCATTCATTCATGCCGGCAATTGAACCTGAGTCAGGCAGGTCATGATTTAATACAATCGCCAAACCAACCAATCTAGCCAGCATACCCGTATCTTAATATTCTATAAATCCCCATATTCTTGTAGCCGTGCCGTACCATGCCCATACCTATGCAACATAGGTTACTTCTCTGTTACAGGGCAGCTCAGAAGAAAGTTTTCTTTCTTCATCCAACTTATTTGAGATGGAGTGCAAAAAAGTCACGGGAGGTATGCCGGAACAGAGTACACTGGAATAGGTGTGTGGTGAGAGTTTGATGGTAGAACACAAAGCGGAGGAGATGAAGGTTTATCGGAGTTTTGGGGTGGTGGGGAAGGAGGTGGAGTTATTCTAACTCTGTTACAATTCAATATTTATAGACAAAGAGATTAGTTCTAAGTTATAACTAACAGATTTACAACAGTCTGACAACAATGAAAAGGTAGTTTTGATTTTGTGACATTTCTATGTGATTCGCTACACTGTTGGTGTCCCTATCTATTCTCCTGCGGCCCTTTTCCAGTGTCCGTCTATTCTCACATCTCGATCCACTGCGTTTGCAATGCCACGGCCGACCAAACCTCAAAGATTTCCAAGGTTTAGCCAAGGCTTAGCTCAGGACCCCAAAGTCAAACTGTCACCCTAAAGGGATCAGCCAAAGGTTTAGGCCACTTTGATGCGTGTCAACCACCACCACAACAACCATTTTGGAATCCTCTAGAAAACCCTACCATCCTCATTAGTCATTCATTACAGTATAACCACACGGCGGCTACAGTGCACACTGCtagagtttttgtttttctactTTCTAACAGTGATGGGTTTGGTAGTATGCAGGAGGTCTTATATTCGATCCTCTCTGGCtccattgtaacaaaaaaaaaataagattagtAATCTCTAGTTTGAGGAGGAGTTAAACATGTGATTATAAAAATAGTTGCTATTAACTAGGGATTCGGTTGGTCGATGTTATTAAGAGATGTATTTTTGTGATTATAAatacacaaacacaaacaacGTATATCCTTAATTAACAAACTGAGTCCAAGGAAGATTTATTTAGACGAGACCCATCAAATGATTAGTAAAAGATTGATTCCTCAATCTCTACATGaatgagaaaaattaaaatctaaacaTATTATTATCACGATTGAAAGTGCATAGATAGATAAATAGGGAGGGTTAGGGTGACAGACAGACGGACATACTTTTGCGGGAGAAAGTTGTTCTTCGAGAGACAAGCTTGAATGTCGCAAGCCTCCTTCTTGCAGGGCTCTTTGCTTTGCTGCGCCATTTTCACAAACCTTCAATATCTTTCTTCTGAATAATAAGCTAgctaatatataatttttgtcttaaaatttattttagtcggttatcttttaattttaatttttttctttttaagtcttttaattttaacttttttctttttaagcaaTCAAACTTATATTATTTCAATTGAAACAACTTGAATAAATTTTGGGGCAATGGTAAGCTATTAGAAATATTAGGTTGgggattaaattttttaattctttcaCATTCATGGTGAGAAAATTTGTAGAGGGACACCAATTGTGTCCcgcttgattttttttttctttacaattgttttctttattgcATGGCCACTATTTTGGAGGCTAATCATTTTGTTGTTTGTAGATACTAACGGTGCAAtgagtaaaaattaatttgttgaaGTTGAAGGTTTTCTTTAGCCGAAACATGAGTAGAGAGCCTCGGTGTTCGTCATGTG
It contains:
- the LOC123910790 gene encoding cx9C motif-containing protein 4-like, with the protein product MAQQSKEPCKKEACDIQACLSKNNFLPQKCLKVIKLLDSCCSRCDYNSTHCASLSGLLKQNSK